One window of Paenibacillus albicereus genomic DNA carries:
- a CDS encoding DoxX family protein gives MVAKWFRENVWVGAAILLLRVYVGWDWMTHGWEKMRDGFDAGGFLQNAVAKPVADRATQEVLFPTYTWFIEHVALPNVKIINFLIPVGEFLIGLGLIVGGLTLTAAFFGMMLNFLFLFAGTVSTNPWLLLIGTIIFFAGTNAGRFGLDGLLKPHVRNWWNERGGQDAGAGRGGLFAKKAAKH, from the coding sequence ATGGTCGCCAAATGGTTCCGCGAGAATGTATGGGTAGGGGCAGCGATCCTGCTGCTGAGGGTATATGTCGGCTGGGATTGGATGACGCACGGCTGGGAGAAGATGAGGGACGGCTTCGATGCCGGAGGCTTCCTCCAGAACGCAGTTGCCAAGCCGGTCGCCGACCGGGCGACGCAGGAGGTGCTGTTCCCGACCTACACCTGGTTCATCGAGCATGTCGCCCTGCCGAACGTCAAGATCATCAACTTCCTCATCCCGGTCGGCGAGTTCCTGATCGGCCTCGGCCTCATCGTCGGCGGACTGACGCTGACGGCAGCCTTCTTCGGCATGATGCTCAACTTCCTGTTCCTCTTCGCCGGAACGGTAAGCACGAACCCGTGGCTGCTCCTGATCGGCACGATCATCTTCTTCGCCGGAACCAATGCCGGACGGTTCGGCCTCGACGGCCTGCTGAAGCCGCATGTGCGGAACTGGTGGAACGAGCGCGGAGGCCAGGACGCCGGCGCCGGACGCGGCGGACTGTTCGCCAAGAAGGCCGCCAAGCACTGA